The proteins below come from a single Faecalibaculum rodentium genomic window:
- a CDS encoding InlB B-repeat-containing protein: MKSKKNLAATLAFLMTLQATGQPWAVLASEGEDNEPIIDEAADGQTADVISDDVAIEEPVQETVTTEPDVQASAEVPAVQEAAPVPAETTPVEEEETKLPEFQDMETTGKAPAQAVADTGRVLDTVRTMDLGKINKDIAPRVENAEFDFADVDNNGIRITEVRRWENDFFYTVENSDAVTKLEPGQTIVLHYTDTTPKAENNEAEKERPKEETPEKPAKAPAANADTEKKEEAYLYFYYFTEGSNVPVLEQQKVEYGQQTITLKQKKGYTLYYADGEGNKKEEAPARLDLDIQGDQEFSFVYVPGEAEYTVKYIYPNNKVETETRTGKVGTMTDVQAPEKEGYTRLYYSNSIISPEGDTVVEVEYAAISYTLNFNSNGGSFVNSKEFTIGQTIDLNEKPVREGYEFAGWTLNGKDVKTITIANVPEGAKAVTVDAKWEAIEVSYTVRYWKQSVSDDVNAADAAKKYDYAETATKKALTGSEVDPSNDKDWTGFRYNGSNSSKTTTIAADGSTVIDVRYDRIKCTAEFEYSRNNTKTYVGLFGAPFTDEKGNSLWDSSKMWETSRTGALLLTTYDFHTAGYGEETKEDGSGNWSLKFTIRGDSSRYHIAYYNEQYDGSYQLADTIMAGNGSFNVYEKYAGYKLYKYSTKSSGDFTSAEFWSKNGTGIRNEGTSVDINRGTPTKVASNLEKYHIQYSSWNTIVKEIKDVKYTTPLGEISKYTSATDGWNYTPELPAGKGSYYTFAGWYLDPAFTQPVTDGVTMPNGNLILYAKWEAKAFDVTLHYNNGSADKLLHDDIEGGSRIGEITEKPEFAGHTFAGWYMDEACTIPFSADKTVEGDTDIYAKWTAKDTMPVTIKYVNADTGESLAGDDSTLARPGKTITVQAKSIQDMTPETPYINYTVDAGKENVIVFKYHPMVQKYYQVLYKDVDTDTIIASSEILRNNMKEEFTVRADGIPENYELVSGEPAVQIINSKDLSTDEDSPFSVIFNVCKKKVQLTYDINAAGLVSTYDGTTHVLPAGRADRGTVVYSTDGGTTWTKTLPSAKDASRTTVKVKATDESGKYADSDVVTVQLVVNPKEITAKALDADKEYDGKPLTAGGKIDGLVTGEDAAVKTSGSQTNVGSSTNTFEGIDWNGSAKEGNYELVKSSNGTLTVTAAPADQNKITLKSGETTYIGLNQTLANGATGGADGTVYLYATSKDSNEWSEELPKFTDAGTYTIWAKGVNKNYEDSFTSAEFIIKPAKLIAAADSRTEPYTGEAITAGGTLNGLVNGETATVTATGSQTEVGFSENKAVISWDGTAKESNYVVEYINGRLEVTPADAAQLGLEFAGKEVVYNAANQNLNPAAVTVVKGTKITYSTDKKTWTEEMPAFYDAGKYTVYARAENSNYETAEVSAVLTITQAPLTVTTKSAERKYTGQALTAPGSIEGWMGNDDNIASFAVTGSQTNVGESTNSYTITWNNVKETNYKIEETLGTLKITTAPAEDLKLEFEGKTEQYTAKNQSLDAATAIDGAVIEYSVDGENWTATMPSYKDVKEGGYKVIARAVKGGYETATKEAVLTITPAPVTVTTKSARKVYDGKALTAGGQIEGVLGDDKVEFSVTGSQTEAGSSMNSYDLKWTGATSTNYKVSEDLGTLTVEKAEGSITINDGDKNITADGINRMYDGTTSVITAKTNAVNDTETVFEYLVNGEKFDGNPYFKDVVKGTVTVKATNPNYNFGEDGVTVDVVITKRPVTLTSATLDKVYDGTALTNGENELRIGGENFVAGEGLANVDFTASITNVAESKTANAFDYTLNEETTKASNYTITKSEGSLSITPRTVLLQSEPASKVYDGTPLTNHTVIELDGSLGFVEGEFSDYKFAETATVTNVGTAENAFDVVLTDGKSLENYDIQKSFGKLEVTDANGTIDVDPGTSAFMEGNSISKIYDGIEVSLTVVTKNSENIVIDTDYSYVVNGEAVDQLPTMLDAGEWTITFTPKDENLKNLSKTVTVTIKQREYTVTTDGAEKVYDGSALTAAGITIENIVEGETLSARTTGSQTNAGESANTYSLEFDGTAKASNYKLADEKLGLLKVTAAQPTIDFTPDTDMEITATGFRKKYDGQTTTVAAAAKLKNGEHVDGNFTYTVKNLETGEEYTSKEAPAFTNSGKWEVTATTDNENCKETSKTVTVEILKRNVLLVSEDQEWVYDGTEHKHEKAYVHESGDGFVKGEEPEFHSFASITDAGTTENTFSYRFNKRSGATTLSRVARFLGIASEDPDNIAANYNIEVQHGTLKVKKADARHHNLTLADKTVTYNGKDQMLDAASSDIKDAKIQYSVDGQTWTDELPAFTHVGKYTVKVRAMHNNYEDAETSAVLEVVPAKLTVTTESAEKVYDGKALTAGGSVTGLAEGDEVELLLTGSQTEVGESANTYELKWIKADAADYEVTEAIGTLKVTPKPAEPAEPEAPKKDETPEAPEKSDARKPNKVVTALGLDPALWTSIMGAAGLGMIGAAHLSRRDKKKKDEE, translated from the coding sequence ATGAAGTCTAAGAAGAATCTGGCGGCCACGCTGGCGTTTTTGATGACCCTTCAGGCAACGGGACAGCCCTGGGCTGTGCTGGCCAGCGAAGGGGAAGACAATGAACCCATCATTGACGAAGCTGCTGACGGTCAGACGGCAGATGTAATCTCTGACGACGTGGCAATTGAGGAACCTGTTCAAGAAACCGTCACAACTGAACCTGATGTTCAGGCATCTGCGGAAGTTCCGGCAGTACAGGAAGCGGCACCGGTTCCGGCAGAAACGACACCGGTGGAAGAGGAGGAAACAAAACTTCCAGAGTTCCAGGATATGGAAACCACCGGTAAAGCACCGGCCCAGGCTGTTGCGGATACCGGCCGGGTCCTGGATACAGTCAGGACCATGGATCTGGGAAAGATCAACAAAGACATTGCACCCAGAGTGGAGAATGCAGAGTTTGACTTTGCGGATGTCGACAACAACGGGATCCGTATTACAGAAGTAAGACGCTGGGAAAACGATTTCTTCTATACAGTGGAAAACTCCGATGCAGTCACCAAGCTGGAACCGGGTCAGACCATTGTCCTTCACTATACGGATACAACGCCGAAGGCTGAAAACAATGAAGCCGAAAAGGAACGGCCAAAGGAAGAAACCCCAGAGAAACCGGCAAAAGCACCGGCAGCGAATGCGGACACTGAGAAAAAAGAGGAAGCCTACCTGTATTTCTATTACTTTACTGAAGGCTCCAATGTCCCTGTTCTGGAACAGCAGAAGGTGGAGTATGGCCAGCAGACCATCACGCTGAAGCAGAAAAAAGGCTATACGCTGTACTATGCCGATGGAGAGGGCAATAAAAAAGAGGAGGCTCCTGCGAGGCTGGATCTGGATATTCAGGGTGATCAGGAATTCTCCTTCGTGTATGTGCCTGGTGAAGCGGAATATACGGTCAAGTATATTTACCCGAATAACAAAGTCGAGACAGAGACTCGCACAGGCAAAGTCGGAACAATGACCGATGTACAGGCCCCGGAAAAAGAAGGCTATACCCGCCTGTATTATTCCAACAGCATCATCTCTCCGGAAGGGGACACAGTGGTGGAAGTGGAGTATGCAGCGATCTCCTATACGCTGAATTTCAACTCGAATGGCGGTTCGTTTGTAAACTCGAAAGAATTTACCATTGGTCAGACCATTGACCTGAACGAAAAACCTGTCCGGGAAGGATATGAATTTGCAGGCTGGACCCTGAACGGCAAAGACGTAAAGACCATTACCATTGCGAATGTTCCCGAAGGCGCAAAAGCTGTCACAGTAGACGCAAAGTGGGAAGCGATAGAAGTCAGCTATACTGTCCGCTACTGGAAGCAAAGTGTATCGGATGATGTCAATGCAGCTGATGCGGCCAAAAAATACGATTATGCCGAAACAGCTACAAAAAAAGCGCTGACCGGCAGCGAAGTTGATCCTTCAAATGATAAAGACTGGACGGGATTCAGGTACAATGGGTCGAACTCATCCAAAACAACCACAATTGCGGCAGATGGTTCCACAGTGATTGATGTCCGATATGACCGGATCAAGTGTACTGCTGAGTTTGAGTACTCAAGAAACAATACCAAGACTTATGTCGGACTCTTCGGCGCACCATTTACTGACGAAAAGGGAAATTCTCTTTGGGATTCCAGTAAAATGTGGGAAACATCCAGAACCGGAGCGCTGCTGTTGACCACGTATGATTTCCATACTGCAGGATATGGGGAAGAAACTAAAGAAGACGGATCCGGAAACTGGTCTCTGAAATTCACCATTCGAGGAGACAGCAGCCGTTATCATATCGCTTACTATAACGAACAGTACGACGGCTCGTACCAACTGGCAGATACCATCATGGCTGGAAATGGCTCGTTCAATGTATATGAAAAATATGCCGGATATAAACTCTATAAGTATTCGACCAAGTCCTCTGGCGATTTCACTTCAGCGGAATTCTGGTCTAAAAATGGAACCGGTATTAGGAACGAAGGGACATCTGTTGACATAAATCGGGGCACTCCTACAAAAGTAGCTTCGAATTTGGAGAAGTACCACATTCAGTACTCCAGCTGGAATACCATCGTTAAGGAAATCAAGGACGTAAAGTACACAACCCCCCTGGGAGAAATCTCGAAGTATACCTCAGCAACAGATGGATGGAACTATACTCCTGAACTTCCCGCAGGAAAGGGCAGTTACTATACATTTGCCGGCTGGTATCTGGATCCGGCATTTACACAGCCTGTTACGGATGGTGTAACCATGCCAAATGGCAACCTGATTCTGTATGCCAAGTGGGAAGCCAAGGCGTTCGATGTAACGCTCCACTACAACAACGGTTCTGCGGACAAACTGCTGCATGATGATATCGAAGGCGGAAGCCGGATTGGCGAAATCACAGAGAAACCTGAGTTTGCGGGTCACACGTTTGCTGGCTGGTATATGGATGAAGCCTGCACGATTCCTTTCTCTGCGGACAAGACAGTGGAAGGCGATACTGATATCTACGCCAAGTGGACGGCTAAGGACACCATGCCTGTCACCATCAAGTATGTGAACGCTGATACGGGAGAGTCTCTGGCAGGGGATGATTCCACACTCGCCCGTCCGGGAAAGACCATCACGGTTCAGGCGAAATCGATTCAGGATATGACTCCCGAAACACCCTATATCAACTATACGGTTGATGCAGGCAAGGAAAATGTGATCGTCTTCAAGTATCATCCGATGGTTCAGAAGTATTATCAGGTTCTTTATAAAGATGTGGATACCGATACCATTATCGCCTCGAGCGAGATTCTGAGAAACAACATGAAAGAGGAGTTCACGGTACGGGCTGATGGAATTCCTGAAAATTATGAGCTCGTTTCCGGTGAACCAGCAGTGCAGATTATCAACAGCAAAGACCTTTCAACAGATGAAGACAGTCCTTTCAGTGTTATCTTCAATGTCTGCAAGAAGAAAGTGCAGCTGACCTACGATATTAATGCTGCAGGTCTGGTATCCACCTATGATGGAACAACTCATGTACTTCCTGCAGGTCGTGCAGATAGAGGGACTGTTGTTTACAGCACAGATGGCGGAACTACCTGGACAAAAACGCTTCCTTCTGCCAAAGACGCTTCCCGCACTACTGTAAAAGTCAAGGCTACAGATGAGTCTGGAAAGTATGCAGACAGTGATGTCGTTACCGTCCAGCTGGTGGTGAACCCGAAAGAAATCACTGCAAAAGCGCTGGATGCTGACAAAGAATACGATGGGAAGCCACTGACTGCCGGTGGAAAAATCGATGGTCTTGTCACAGGTGAAGATGCGGCAGTCAAGACATCTGGTTCACAGACAAACGTAGGTTCCTCTACCAATACCTTCGAGGGCATTGACTGGAATGGCAGCGCCAAGGAAGGCAACTATGAGCTCGTTAAGTCTTCGAATGGAACATTGACTGTTACGGCTGCTCCTGCGGATCAGAATAAGATTACTCTCAAGAGTGGTGAGACAACGTATATTGGCCTGAACCAGACTCTTGCTAATGGTGCAACAGGCGGTGCAGACGGAACTGTGTACCTGTATGCAACTTCCAAAGACAGCAATGAATGGTCTGAAGAACTGCCGAAGTTTACAGATGCAGGAACCTATACCATTTGGGCCAAGGGTGTGAATAAAAACTATGAAGATTCCTTCACAAGTGCAGAATTCATCATCAAACCTGCAAAGTTGATTGCCGCCGCTGATTCTAGAACTGAACCTTATACAGGTGAAGCTATTACAGCCGGTGGGACGCTGAACGGCTTGGTGAATGGAGAAACAGCCACTGTTACCGCTACCGGCTCTCAGACCGAAGTTGGATTCAGTGAAAATAAGGCTGTGATTAGCTGGGATGGGACTGCAAAAGAAAGTAACTACGTAGTTGAGTACATTAATGGTCGCCTCGAAGTTACGCCTGCTGATGCAGCTCAGCTTGGACTGGAATTTGCAGGTAAGGAAGTTGTCTACAATGCAGCTAACCAGAATCTGAATCCTGCTGCTGTCACTGTTGTAAAAGGCACGAAGATCACTTACTCCACTGATAAGAAAACCTGGACAGAAGAAATGCCGGCTTTCTACGATGCTGGAAAGTATACAGTGTATGCACGTGCAGAAAACAGCAATTACGAAACTGCTGAGGTTTCCGCAGTTCTGACGATTACTCAGGCACCTCTGACAGTTACGACGAAAAGTGCTGAACGCAAATATACTGGTCAGGCGCTGACTGCCCCTGGTTCTATTGAAGGATGGATGGGTAATGATGATAATATTGCCAGCTTTGCAGTAACAGGTTCTCAGACAAACGTTGGTGAATCTACAAACTCCTATACCATCACATGGAACAATGTAAAAGAAACGAACTATAAGATTGAAGAGACTCTGGGTACCCTGAAGATAACCACAGCTCCGGCAGAAGACCTGAAGCTTGAGTTTGAGGGCAAGACTGAACAGTATACTGCCAAGAACCAGAGTCTGGATGCTGCTACTGCAATTGATGGGGCAGTCATCGAATACTCTGTGGATGGTGAGAACTGGACAGCAACAATGCCTTCATACAAGGATGTGAAGGAGGGCGGATATAAAGTCATTGCACGTGCCGTGAAAGGCGGCTACGAAACAGCCACGAAAGAAGCGGTACTGACCATCACTCCGGCTCCGGTAACAGTTACAACCAAGTCCGCTAGAAAAGTCTATGACGGCAAGGCTTTGACAGCTGGAGGTCAGATTGAAGGCGTTCTTGGTGATGACAAGGTTGAGTTCAGTGTAACCGGATCCCAGACAGAAGCCGGTTCCAGCATGAACTCTTATGACCTGAAGTGGACCGGGGCCACATCCACCAACTATAAAGTTTCCGAAGATCTTGGAACACTGACAGTGGAGAAGGCTGAAGGATCCATCACCATCAACGATGGTGACAAGAACATTACTGCAGATGGCATCAACCGGATGTATGATGGAACAACTTCTGTCATCACTGCGAAAACCAATGCGGTGAATGATACGGAAACTGTGTTCGAATATCTCGTTAATGGTGAGAAATTCGATGGCAATCCTTACTTCAAGGATGTTGTAAAAGGAACTGTTACTGTCAAGGCGACCAACCCCAACTACAATTTTGGAGAAGATGGTGTAACTGTGGATGTCGTCATTACAAAGCGTCCTGTCACACTGACCAGTGCAACCCTGGACAAGGTATATGACGGTACAGCTTTGACCAATGGCGAAAACGAGCTCAGGATTGGCGGCGAAAACTTCGTGGCTGGTGAAGGACTGGCGAATGTTGATTTCACAGCTTCCATCACGAACGTGGCCGAAAGCAAAACAGCCAACGCCTTTGATTACACGCTGAATGAAGAGACCACCAAAGCTTCCAACTATACAATCACAAAATCCGAAGGCAGCCTGTCCATCACTCCTCGAACGGTTCTGCTGCAAAGCGAACCTGCTTCCAAGGTTTATGATGGTACACCGCTGACGAACCACACCGTCATTGAACTGGATGGAAGTCTGGGTTTTGTGGAAGGTGAATTCAGCGACTACAAGTTTGCAGAAACGGCTACAGTTACCAATGTTGGTACAGCCGAAAATGCGTTCGATGTAGTCCTGACTGACGGTAAGTCTCTGGAAAACTATGACATTCAGAAATCCTTTGGAAAACTGGAAGTCACTGATGCCAACGGGACCATTGATGTTGATCCTGGAACATCCGCTTTCATGGAAGGCAACAGTATCAGTAAGATTTATGATGGCATTGAAGTCAGCCTGACAGTCGTCACAAAGAACAGCGAGAATATTGTAATCGATACTGACTACAGCTACGTCGTAAACGGTGAGGCCGTTGATCAGCTGCCTACCATGCTGGATGCCGGTGAATGGACCATCACCTTCACACCGAAGGACGAGAACCTGAAGAATCTGTCCAAGACGGTGACGGTGACCATTAAACAGAGAGAATATACTGTTACAACAGACGGCGCAGAAAAGGTCTATGACGGATCCGCACTGACTGCTGCAGGCATCACCATCGAAAACATCGTGGAGGGAGAAACACTCTCCGCCAGGACAACCGGCTCCCAGACCAACGCCGGAGAATCTGCCAACACCTACAGTCTGGAATTCGATGGAACCGCCAAGGCGTCCAACTACAAACTGGCTGACGAAAAGCTGGGTCTGCTGAAAGTCACAGCAGCACAGCCCACCATCGACTTCACGCCGGATACGGACATGGAAATCACGGCCACAGGCTTCCGCAAGAAGTACGATGGACAGACAACCACTGTTGCAGCTGCTGCAAAGCTGAAGAATGGTGAACATGTGGACGGCAACTTCACCTATACCGTGAAGAACCTGGAAACCGGGGAAGAATACACATCCAAAGAAGCACCGGCATTCACCAACAGCGGCAAGTGGGAAGTGACTGCCACGACCGACAACGAAAACTGCAAGGAAACATCCAAGACAGTGACCGTTGAGATCCTCAAGCGAAACGTTCTGCTTGTCAGCGAAGACCAGGAATGGGTATACGACGGCACGGAGCACAAGCATGAAAAGGCGTATGTTCACGAATCCGGCGACGGTTTTGTGAAGGGCGAGGAACCGGAATTCCACAGCTTTGCTTCCATTACGGATGCAGGCACCACGGAAAATACATTCAGCTACCGCTTCAACAAGCGCAGCGGTGCAACGACTCTGTCCCGTGTGGCACGGTTCCTGGGTATCGCATCCGAGGATCCGGACAACATCGCAGCCAACTACAACATCGAAGTGCAGCACGGAACGCTGAAGGTGAAGAAGGCGGATGCCAGGCATCACAACCTGACACTGGCTGACAAGACAGTCACGTACAACGGCAAGGATCAGATGCTGGATGCGGCAAGTTCCGATATCAAGGATGCAAAAATCCAGTACTCTGTGGATGGTCAGACTTGGACGGATGAACTGCCTGCCTTTACACATGTCGGCAAGTACACGGTGAAAGTCCGCGCAATGCACAACAACTATGAGGATGCGGAAACATCCGCGGTTCTGGAAGTTGTGCCGGCAAAACTGACAGTCACGACAGAGAGTGCAGAGAAAGTGTATGACGGCAAGGCGCTCACTGCAGGAGGTTCTGTAACCGGTCTTGCAGAAGGCGATGAGGTTGAACTGCTTCTTACCGGTTCCCAGACGGAAGTCGGCGAAAGTGCAAACACGTATGAACTAAAGTGGATCAAGGCGGATGCGGCGGATTATGAGGTCACAGAAGCCATTGGTACACTGAAGGTTACACCGAAACCGGCAGAACCAGCTGAACCGGAAGCACCGAAGAAGGACGAGACTCCGGAAGCGCCGGAGAAATCCGATGCCAGAAAGCCGAACAAAGTCGTCACGGCTCTTGGTCTGGATCCCGCTCTGTGGACATCCATCATGGGTGCTGCAGGTCTGGGTATGATCGGTGCAGCTCACCTGTCCCGCAGGGACAAAAAGAAAAAAGACGAAGAGTAA
- a CDS encoding IS110 family transposase, with translation MAVRNRKPVCVGLDVHRNNVWACVTFKDPAKGKDGLVFVTKKFDSNHTDLASMCEWIYTTLPDLEDRAIDVYMESTGKYSTPVFDVCEEMGLKPHIVNPKHVRTIAGQKTDQKDCAWIAELGANGLLRESYIPVRELRESRRLSRSRTKLVQERGDTIRRIRNILTEANIRMDLVFSGIEGESARSVIEYLLTTEEPDLEEVKKRIRKSCRIMRFSTHKERKEKEEELRKAFAGAKFSSVQKFELENAYERVDRLTAQIQRYEQMMTEILEPFKSYLDLLDSIPGISGLSAMQILSETGTDMGQFKNEKHFISWCGLCPQSNQSNNKHKSVKIGKGGYYLKPVLIQCALNAVKHPYFKGKYEAIAARRGKKRALIAIARKMMVLAYHMFQTGEYFQERKKQIPAVLEKEQSEREQSMETSAEATDAPAIIRTAKEIVEMLQNTDDEMKHKIEQLLAQIGIAQCEYQTGAISTI, from the coding sequence ATGGCTGTTCGTAACAGAAAACCAGTCTGTGTCGGTTTGGATGTCCATAGAAATAATGTCTGGGCCTGTGTGACCTTCAAAGATCCGGCCAAAGGGAAAGACGGGCTTGTGTTCGTCACCAAAAAATTTGACTCAAATCATACAGATCTTGCCTCAATGTGTGAATGGATCTATACAACTCTTCCGGATCTGGAAGACAGAGCGATAGATGTTTATATGGAATCGACCGGAAAGTATTCCACCCCTGTTTTTGATGTCTGTGAGGAAATGGGATTGAAACCCCATATCGTCAACCCAAAGCACGTCCGGACCATAGCCGGACAAAAAACGGACCAGAAAGACTGTGCCTGGATCGCTGAACTTGGGGCCAACGGTCTGTTGAGAGAGTCATATATCCCGGTCCGGGAGCTTCGGGAATCCAGAAGGCTCTCACGGTCCAGAACTAAACTGGTACAGGAAAGAGGGGATACGATCCGAAGGATCCGGAATATTCTGACAGAAGCGAATATCCGTATGGATCTTGTTTTTTCCGGGATCGAAGGAGAGTCGGCCCGAAGTGTGATCGAATACCTGCTCACGACAGAGGAACCGGATTTGGAGGAAGTGAAAAAGCGGATACGGAAAAGCTGCCGGATCATGCGGTTCTCCACCCATAAAGAGCGCAAAGAAAAAGAAGAAGAACTTCGCAAAGCATTCGCTGGTGCAAAGTTCTCCTCCGTCCAGAAATTCGAGCTTGAAAATGCGTATGAAAGAGTTGACCGACTCACTGCGCAAATCCAACGCTACGAACAAATGATGACGGAAATTCTCGAACCATTCAAGTCCTATCTTGATTTGCTTGATTCCATCCCGGGAATCTCCGGGCTTTCGGCGATGCAGATACTAAGCGAAACAGGAACAGACATGGGACAGTTCAAGAACGAGAAGCACTTCATAAGCTGGTGTGGACTGTGCCCTCAAAGCAATCAGAGCAACAACAAACATAAATCGGTCAAAATTGGAAAAGGCGGATATTATCTAAAGCCTGTGTTGATTCAATGTGCTCTGAACGCAGTGAAGCACCCATATTTCAAGGGGAAGTATGAGGCTATCGCAGCCCGACGCGGTAAAAAACGCGCATTGATTGCGATTGCGAGAAAGATGATGGTTCTTGCCTATCATATGTTCCAGACAGGTGAATATTTCCAAGAGAGAAAGAAACAGATCCCGGCGGTATTGGAAAAAGAACAGAGTGAGCGGGAACAGAGTATGGAGACATCAGCAGAGGCAACAGATGCTCCGGCAATTATCAGGACCGCAAAAGAGATCGTAGAGATGCTGCAGAATACAGATGATGAGATGAAACACAAGATAGAGCAGTTACTGGCCCAGATAGGAATTGCTCAATGTGAATATCAAACTGGAGCGATATCAACGATTTAG
- the recA gene encoding recombinase RecA — protein sequence MARKQETVKKDKTAKEKDKDQLLADVLKDIEKEYGTGAVMKLGERPSMDVEPIPSGSLLLDQALGIGGYPKGRVVEIYGPESSGKTTLALHAIAEVQKKGGRCAFIDAENAIDPIYARNLGVNIDELILSQPDSGEQGLNIMLMLIESGAVDLVVVDSVAALTPQVELEGEMGDLQVGAQARMMSKAMRKLAGIMNHNECTAIFINQLREKVGVMYGNPETTPGGKALKFYASVRIDIRKTDVIKNGSEIVGNKVRVKIVKNKVAPPFKQCALEIVYGKGVSWISELVDMSVEYGFLKKAGAWYSYNGEKVGQGKEAAKKFMEENEDIRSELEQKLRDAMAGKNQEEDDVDISDLPGVQEMDPDLAAMLNHGLDNPIQ from the coding sequence ATGGCGAGAAAACAGGAAACTGTCAAGAAAGATAAAACAGCAAAGGAAAAGGACAAAGACCAGCTGCTGGCGGATGTCCTGAAAGACATAGAGAAAGAGTACGGTACCGGAGCGGTCATGAAGCTGGGTGAACGCCCGAGCATGGATGTGGAACCCATCCCTTCCGGCTCCCTGCTGCTGGACCAGGCACTGGGGATCGGGGGATATCCCAAGGGCCGGGTAGTGGAAATCTACGGTCCGGAATCCTCCGGTAAAACCACACTGGCGCTGCACGCGATTGCCGAGGTGCAGAAAAAAGGCGGGCGCTGCGCATTTATTGATGCGGAGAACGCCATTGATCCTATCTACGCCCGGAACCTGGGTGTCAACATTGACGAGCTGATCCTGTCTCAGCCGGATTCCGGCGAGCAGGGCCTGAACATCATGCTGATGCTGATTGAAAGCGGCGCCGTGGACCTGGTGGTCGTGGACTCCGTTGCGGCCCTGACGCCTCAGGTGGAACTGGAAGGCGAAATGGGAGACCTGCAGGTGGGTGCCCAGGCGCGGATGATGTCCAAGGCCATGCGGAAGCTGGCGGGCATCATGAACCACAACGAGTGCACGGCGATCTTCATCAACCAGCTGCGTGAAAAGGTGGGTGTCATGTACGGCAACCCGGAAACCACGCCCGGCGGCAAGGCGCTGAAGTTCTATGCCTCTGTCCGGATCGATATCCGGAAAACGGATGTGATCAAGAATGGCAGCGAGATCGTGGGCAACAAAGTCCGCGTGAAGATCGTGAAAAACAAGGTGGCGCCTCCCTTCAAGCAGTGCGCACTGGAAATCGTCTATGGCAAGGGCGTGTCCTGGATCTCCGAACTGGTGGACATGTCTGTCGAATACGGCTTCCTGAAGAAAGCGGGTGCCTGGTATTCCTACAACGGTGAAAAAGTCGGGCAGGGAAAGGAAGCCGCCAAGAAATTCATGGAAGAAAACGAGGACATCCGCTCCGAGCTGGAACAGAAGCTGCGGGATGCGATGGCCGGAAAGAATCAGGAAGAGGACGATGTGGACATCTCCGATCTTCCGGGTGTACAGGAAATGGACCCGGATCTGGCGGCGATGCTTAACCATGGTCTGGACAATCCGATTCAGTAA
- a CDS encoding CinA family protein, with protein METAEALLSCARDHHVTIAACESLTAGLFMATLAAVPGASDVLRGGFVTYTNKMKEWLAHVDPVILEQYGAVSERCARAMAENTRVLTGADYAVSFTGNAGPSGSEGKPAGLVYCAVASGTGCRIYRYDFDHASRNDIRTGVVRDMTERLLRVMKEELNGEKTGNCQER; from the coding sequence ATGGAAACCGCCGAAGCGCTTCTGTCCTGTGCCCGGGACCATCATGTCACCATTGCCGCGTGCGAGTCGCTGACCGCCGGACTGTTCATGGCCACCCTGGCCGCAGTTCCGGGAGCCAGTGATGTGCTGCGCGGCGGATTTGTGACGTATACAAATAAGATGAAGGAATGGCTGGCCCATGTGGATCCGGTCATCCTGGAACAGTACGGCGCGGTATCCGAACGCTGTGCCAGGGCCATGGCGGAAAACACCCGGGTGCTGACCGGGGCGGATTATGCGGTGTCCTTTACCGGCAATGCCGGACCATCGGGTTCGGAAGGAAAACCGGCGGGTCTTGTCTACTGTGCGGTTGCCAGTGGCACCGGCTGCCGGATATACAGATACGATTTCGACCACGCATCCCGCAATGACATCCGGACCGGAGTGGTCCGGGACATGACAGAGCGGCTGCTGCGGGTCATGAAGGAGGAACTGAATGGCGAGAAAACAGGAAACTGTCAAGAAAGATAA